In Vibrio atlanticus, the following proteins share a genomic window:
- a CDS encoding ABC transporter ATP-binding protein codes for MATLDLKQIRKTYRNADNETLKGIDISIDSGEFLILVGPSGCGKSTLMNTIAGLENISSGEIVIDGVDVAQVEPKDRDIAMVFQSYALYPNMTVRGNIAFGLKIRKMPQQEIDAEVNRVAEMLQIEQLLDRKPSQLSGGQRQRVAMGRALARRPKLYLFDEPLSNLDAKLRVEMRHQIKRLHQKLNTTIVYVTHDQIEAMTLADRIAVMKDGELQQLGTPQEIYTKPNNMFVAGFMGSPSMNFIKTMVDLDEEQNPIIKVTGTAEQEHHIRLPQSMRDQDGKELVIGLRPEHITEQEGDDVSATTKLDLQLEVLEPTGPDTIAMVKVNDQEVACRLSPEFEVSVGQMAPLHFDLSKAVFFDARTEARIEF; via the coding sequence ATGGCAACATTAGATTTAAAACAGATCCGTAAAACCTATCGTAACGCGGACAACGAAACGTTAAAGGGCATCGACATTAGTATCGATTCGGGGGAATTTTTGATACTTGTCGGCCCTTCGGGGTGTGGAAAATCCACCCTAATGAACACCATTGCTGGGCTCGAAAATATTAGCTCGGGTGAAATCGTGATTGATGGTGTCGATGTGGCGCAGGTTGAGCCGAAAGACCGCGACATTGCGATGGTATTCCAGTCGTACGCCTTGTATCCAAACATGACGGTGCGTGGCAATATCGCTTTCGGTTTGAAGATTCGTAAGATGCCGCAGCAAGAGATCGATGCTGAAGTCAATCGAGTGGCAGAAATGCTGCAAATTGAACAATTGCTTGATCGAAAACCGTCGCAACTTTCTGGTGGCCAGCGTCAACGTGTCGCGATGGGCCGTGCTTTGGCTCGCCGTCCTAAGCTTTATCTATTTGATGAGCCGCTTTCTAACTTGGATGCCAAGCTGCGTGTTGAAATGCGCCATCAGATTAAACGTCTGCATCAGAAGCTGAATACCACGATTGTTTATGTGACCCATGATCAGATCGAAGCTATGACTCTTGCGGATCGCATCGCAGTAATGAAAGACGGTGAACTGCAGCAGTTAGGCACACCACAAGAGATCTATACCAAACCCAACAATATGTTCGTAGCGGGCTTTATGGGCTCACCGTCAATGAACTTCATTAAAACCATGGTGGATTTGGATGAGGAACAAAACCCGATCATCAAAGTAACTGGCACGGCTGAGCAAGAGCACCACATTCGTTTGCCTCAGAGTATGCGTGACCAAGATGGCAAGGAGTTGGTAATAGGGTTACGTCCTGAACACATTACTGAGCAAGAAGGTGATGATGTGTCGGCAACCACAAAGCTAGACCTGCAATTGGAAGTATTAGAACCAACAGGGCCAGATACCATCGCAATGGTTAAAGTGAACGACCAAGAAGTCGCGTGTCGTTTGTCACCAGAGTTTGAAGTGTCGGTTGGGCAAATGGCACCGCTTCATTTTGACTTATCGAAAGCCGTATTTTTTGATGCTCGGACTGAAGCGAGAATCGAATTCTAA
- a CDS encoding ATP-binding protein, with translation MNWLSRLKPNSLVARTLLLTLLAVVIAQGIATSIWYSESKHKELEGIRSASSSMANMFASTVTFFQSLPVKYRHIVLDQIRNMGGTRFFVSFNKEALIVEPIPDTRLKTASIEAIESVLSSKLNKVESVRVDFSRPEHLRLLKNDIYLSDLPRSWAHHTLTLEPLNPPILVVQIELTSHEWVYIAALLPAPYVKLDDTILGREQVIFLVSSTLILLVLTYLMIRRQVRPLKKLARAANEMSMDIQQPPLNEEGATELVTATRAFNRMQQRIRRYVADREHLFSAISHDLKTPITRLRLRAELLESEVKKDKFNKDLDELEMMVKGALQAVRDTDLHENNAIIDLNEMMLSVIELHNQYQTQVEFEPAVIEPLVAKPLAIKRVLTNLIDNAVKYGQSAEVDISSDSVWVIVTIQDHGKGIPEDKLELVFEPYFRLATDDQGHGLGLGICRNILHGHGGDLIIRNSSQGGLEAKVYIPRGLEV, from the coding sequence ATGAACTGGTTGAGTCGATTAAAACCAAACTCTTTGGTCGCAAGAACATTGTTGCTGACGTTGTTAGCCGTTGTGATTGCTCAAGGCATCGCAACGTCTATATGGTATAGCGAATCAAAACACAAAGAGCTGGAAGGAATTCGTTCTGCCTCGTCGAGCATGGCGAACATGTTTGCTTCAACGGTGACTTTTTTCCAATCTCTACCCGTTAAATATCGTCATATCGTGCTGGATCAAATACGGAATATGGGCGGTACGCGCTTCTTTGTTTCTTTCAATAAAGAGGCTTTGATCGTTGAGCCTATCCCTGACACCCGCTTAAAAACCGCATCGATAGAAGCGATAGAAAGTGTTTTAAGTAGCAAGCTCAATAAAGTCGAATCAGTTCGGGTAGATTTTTCTCGACCTGAACACCTTCGCTTGCTCAAAAATGACATCTATTTGAGCGATCTCCCGCGATCGTGGGCACATCATACTTTAACGTTAGAGCCTCTTAATCCGCCAATTCTGGTTGTTCAAATAGAATTAACCAGCCACGAATGGGTATATATCGCTGCGTTGTTGCCAGCGCCATATGTAAAACTCGACGATACGATTCTCGGTCGTGAGCAAGTAATTTTCTTAGTTTCCTCGACACTCATTCTATTGGTTTTGACTTATTTGATGATTCGTCGCCAAGTGCGTCCTCTTAAAAAGTTAGCAAGAGCGGCTAATGAGATGAGCATGGATATTCAGCAGCCTCCGCTTAACGAAGAAGGGGCAACGGAACTGGTCACTGCCACCCGAGCATTTAATCGAATGCAGCAACGGATTCGTCGCTATGTGGCAGACCGAGAGCACCTTTTCTCTGCGATCTCCCATGACTTAAAGACACCAATCACACGTCTTAGATTACGTGCAGAGTTGTTGGAGAGTGAAGTAAAGAAAGACAAATTTAATAAAGATCTCGATGAGCTTGAGATGATGGTTAAAGGTGCTTTGCAAGCGGTAAGAGACACCGATCTACACGAGAATAATGCCATTATCGATCTCAACGAGATGATGCTCTCCGTGATTGAATTACACAATCAATACCAAACTCAGGTCGAGTTTGAACCTGCTGTGATTGAGCCTTTGGTAGCTAAACCTTTAGCGATTAAACGTGTGCTCACCAATCTTATCGACAATGCTGTGAAATATGGACAATCCGCCGAAGTCGATATCAGCAGTGATTCAGTGTGGGTCATTGTGACGATTCAGGATCATGGCAAAGGTATACCTGAAGACAAGTTAGAGTTGGTTTTTGAACCCTACTTTAGGCTGGCAACCGACGACCAAGGACACGGTTTAGGGCTCGGGATCTGCCGAAACATCCTGCATGGACACGGCGGAGATCTCATTATTCGCAACTCCTCTCAAGGTGGCTTAGAAGCCAAAGTCTATATACCAAGAGGCTTAGAAGTGTAA
- a CDS encoding protein adenylyltransferase SelO, with product MSVWDSISFNNRFTALPRLFYTPIQPTPLNNVQWLAWNHNLADELGFPLFEDASEELLETLSGNVEPEQFSPVAMKYAGHQFGSYNPDLGDGRGLLLAQVVAKSGETFDLHLKGAGKTPYSRMGDGRAVIRSTVREYLCSEAMAGLNIPTTRALAMMTSDTPVYREKQEWGALLVRAAESHIRFGHFEHLFYTNQLAEHKLLADKVIEWHFPECLDDDKPYAAMFNQIVDRTAEMVALWQANGFAHGVMNTDNMSVIGQTFDYGPFAFLDEYDPRLICNHSDYQGRYAFNQQPRIGLWNLSALAHSLSPLVDKADLEVALEQYEPQMNGYFSQLMRRKLGLLSKHEGDSRLFESMFELMSQNKVDYPRFFRTLSNLDTLLPQDVIDLVIDREAAKLWVDNYLQRCELEESSVADRCEKMRQVNPKYILRNYLAQLAIDKAERGDSSDIDALIVVLADPYAEHPDYEHLAALPPEWGKAMEISCSS from the coding sequence ATGTCTGTCTGGGATTCTATTTCATTTAACAATCGATTTACTGCATTACCTCGATTGTTCTATACCCCAATTCAACCTACACCGCTAAACAATGTTCAATGGCTCGCATGGAACCATAACCTTGCGGATGAACTCGGATTTCCGCTATTTGAAGATGCCTCAGAGGAATTGCTTGAGACGTTGTCGGGCAATGTTGAACCTGAGCAATTCTCGCCAGTAGCAATGAAATACGCAGGTCATCAGTTTGGCTCTTATAACCCCGATTTAGGTGATGGAAGAGGGCTGTTATTAGCTCAAGTTGTCGCGAAAAGTGGTGAAACGTTCGACTTACACCTTAAAGGTGCGGGTAAAACTCCCTATTCTCGTATGGGCGATGGTCGTGCGGTTATTCGCTCAACGGTTCGTGAGTATCTATGTAGCGAAGCGATGGCAGGGCTTAATATCCCAACCACACGTGCGTTGGCGATGATGACCAGCGACACACCCGTATATCGAGAGAAGCAAGAGTGGGGCGCATTGCTGGTGCGTGCTGCTGAGTCACACATCCGTTTCGGTCACTTTGAACATCTGTTTTATACCAATCAGTTGGCAGAACATAAATTATTGGCCGATAAAGTCATCGAATGGCACTTCCCGGAATGCCTGGATGACGACAAACCCTACGCTGCTATGTTTAATCAGATTGTTGATCGCACTGCGGAAATGGTCGCGCTGTGGCAAGCGAATGGTTTTGCTCATGGGGTGATGAACACCGATAACATGTCGGTCATAGGGCAAACCTTCGATTATGGCCCGTTCGCCTTCTTAGATGAATATGACCCTCGCTTGATCTGTAATCACTCCGACTATCAAGGTCGTTATGCCTTTAATCAGCAGCCTAGAATTGGATTATGGAATTTGTCGGCACTGGCTCACTCGCTTTCGCCGCTGGTGGATAAAGCCGATTTAGAGGTCGCGTTAGAACAGTACGAACCACAAATGAACGGTTATTTCAGTCAGCTGATGCGCCGTAAGTTAGGATTGCTTTCGAAACACGAAGGCGACAGTCGCTTGTTTGAATCTATGTTCGAGCTGATGTCGCAAAACAAAGTCGATTACCCAAGATTCTTTAGAACGCTATCGAACCTAGATACATTGCTGCCGCAAGACGTGATTGATTTGGTTATCGACCGCGAGGCCGCAAAGCTATGGGTGGATAACTACTTGCAACGCTGTGAATTGGAAGAGAGCTCAGTGGCCGATCGCTGTGAAAAGATGCGACAAGTAAACCCGAAATACATCCTCAGAAACTACCTAGCCCAACTTGCGATAGATAAAGCTGAGCGCGGTGATAGCAGCGATATTGATGCACTTATAGTAGTGCTGGCAGACCCTTATGCGGAACATCCTGACTACGAACATCTTGCTGCCTTGCCGCCTGAGTGGGGCAAAGCCATGGAAATCAGCTGCTCCTCTTAA
- a CDS encoding ABC transporter substrate-binding protein — translation MKINKTLLTLSLLAASTFSQAGEVEVLHWWTAGGEAKSAAVLKEMIEQQGHTWKDFAVAGGGGESAMTVLKTRAVSGNPPSAAQIKGHDIQEWGGLGFLTSLDATAKQEQWDELLPEVVTKVMKWDGEYVAVPVNVHRVNWLWANPVVLEKSGVTVPTTLDEFFVAADKIKAAGFIPLAHGGQPWQDATVFEAVALDVLGSEDYNKAFVDLDMDVLSGDKMVEVFTKFKKMRDYIDSNSPGRDWNVATSMVINGEAAMQIMGDWAKGEFTAAGKVPGKDYICAPAPGTAGQFTFNIDSFAFFELSDQENQKAQQDLAKTILTKDFQEVFNLNKGSIPVRLDMDMSKFDQCALDSMATFKASAESGDLVPSMAHGLATTSYAQGAIYDVVTNFFNEKDADPKQAAAKLAKAVKAAI, via the coding sequence ATGAAAATCAATAAAACCCTACTTACTCTATCTCTTCTTGCTGCCTCAACATTTTCTCAAGCTGGTGAAGTGGAAGTGCTCCACTGGTGGACTGCCGGTGGCGAAGCGAAATCCGCTGCCGTACTGAAAGAGATGATTGAACAACAAGGCCATACTTGGAAAGACTTTGCAGTTGCTGGTGGCGGCGGTGAAAGTGCGATGACTGTTTTGAAAACGCGAGCAGTATCGGGCAATCCACCTTCTGCAGCGCAGATTAAAGGTCATGATATTCAGGAGTGGGGTGGTTTAGGTTTTCTAACGTCTCTCGATGCGACTGCTAAACAAGAACAATGGGATGAACTACTTCCAGAAGTAGTGACTAAAGTGATGAAGTGGGATGGTGAATATGTGGCAGTTCCTGTCAACGTTCACCGTGTTAACTGGCTTTGGGCAAACCCTGTTGTTTTAGAAAAATCGGGTGTGACAGTTCCAACGACATTAGATGAGTTCTTTGTTGCTGCAGACAAGATTAAAGCGGCTGGCTTCATTCCATTAGCTCACGGTGGTCAGCCTTGGCAAGACGCGACCGTATTCGAAGCCGTGGCACTTGATGTACTAGGCAGTGAAGACTACAACAAAGCGTTCGTTGATCTTGATATGGACGTATTATCTGGCGACAAAATGGTGGAAGTGTTCACCAAGTTCAAAAAGATGCGTGATTACATCGACAGCAACTCTCCTGGTCGTGATTGGAATGTAGCAACCTCAATGGTTATCAATGGTGAAGCAGCGATGCAGATCATGGGTGACTGGGCGAAAGGTGAATTTACTGCGGCAGGCAAAGTGCCGGGTAAAGATTACATCTGTGCACCAGCTCCAGGTACTGCCGGCCAATTTACTTTCAATATCGATAGCTTTGCGTTCTTTGAGTTAAGCGACCAAGAGAACCAAAAAGCGCAGCAAGACCTAGCGAAAACCATTCTTACCAAAGATTTCCAAGAAGTCTTCAACCTTAACAAAGGTTCTATCCCTGTACGTCTAGATATGGACATGTCTAAATTCGACCAATGTGCGTTGGATTCAATGGCTACCTTCAAAGCGAGTGCTGAATCGGGCGATCTTGTTCCGAGTATGGCTCATGGCCTAGCGACAACAAGCTATGCTCAAGGCGCTATCTATGACGTAGTGACCAACTTCTTCAACGAGAAAGATGCCGATCCTAAACAAGCGGCAGCTAAGTTAGCAAAAGCAGTGAAAGCGGCTATCTAA
- a CDS encoding carbohydrate ABC transporter permease: protein MEHVLTESTPKPTRSQPAPKPSFADRLQHWLPKIVLAPTALVTVVCIYGYIFWTAALSFTNSRFLPSFNFVGLTQYEKLMDNDRWITSITNLGVFGFLFMAIAILLGVGLAVLLDQNIRQEGAIRTIYLYPMALSFIVTGTAWKWILNPGLGIEKLMQDWGFTDFKFDWLVNSEMSVYTLVIAALWQSSGFVMAMFLAGLRGIDSSIIKAAQIDGASLPTIYLKIILPCLRPVVFSAVIITSHIAIKSFDLVTAMTAGGPGYSSDLPALFMYAHSFTRGQIGLGAASAMMMLAGILAILVPYLYSELREKKS from the coding sequence ATGGAGCATGTTTTGACTGAGTCGACTCCAAAACCCACAAGGAGCCAGCCTGCACCGAAACCGAGTTTTGCTGACAGGTTGCAACATTGGTTACCTAAAATTGTACTGGCGCCGACTGCGTTAGTGACCGTGGTGTGTATCTACGGCTACATATTTTGGACGGCAGCGTTGTCGTTCACCAACTCTCGATTTCTGCCGAGCTTTAATTTCGTTGGTTTAACCCAATATGAAAAGCTGATGGATAACGATCGCTGGATTACCTCAATCACCAACCTCGGTGTGTTTGGTTTTCTATTTATGGCGATTGCCATCTTGCTTGGTGTTGGTTTAGCGGTATTGCTTGACCAGAACATCCGTCAAGAAGGCGCGATTCGTACTATCTATCTCTACCCAATGGCGTTGTCATTCATCGTGACGGGTACGGCGTGGAAATGGATTCTTAACCCGGGTCTTGGCATTGAAAAGCTGATGCAAGACTGGGGATTTACTGACTTCAAATTTGACTGGCTCGTCAATTCTGAAATGTCGGTTTACACCTTAGTGATTGCAGCACTTTGGCAGTCTTCTGGATTCGTGATGGCGATGTTCTTAGCAGGTCTGCGTGGCATCGATTCTTCAATCATCAAAGCGGCTCAAATCGATGGTGCAAGCTTGCCTACCATCTATCTCAAAATCATTCTACCTTGCTTGCGCCCTGTGGTTTTCAGTGCGGTGATCATCACCTCACACATTGCAATTAAGAGCTTTGACCTTGTGACGGCAATGACGGCAGGCGGTCCGGGTTATTCATCGGATCTTCCAGCGCTATTCATGTACGCACACTCTTTTACCCGTGGACAAATCGGCCTTGGTGCTGCCAGTGCCATGATGATGCTTGCCGGTATCTTAGCGATTCTCGTGCCTTATCTTTACTCTGAACTTAGGGAGAAAAAGTCATGA
- a CDS encoding response regulator, giving the protein MPTNTRILVVDDDQEICELLEEYLTKSGFDVSSVGDGVELETHLQNNGYPDLILLDVMLPGDDGFTLCQRVRKQSNVPIIMLTAVSDETDQIIGLEIGADDYIAKPFSPRQLMARIKALLRRVQVVDDKPSDALPKQIIFGDWTLDTLAHRIYHNENSEEMDLSGSDFSLLMLFLTRPNEVLDRDTISFATRGREALPFERGIDVQLSRLRSRLGDSGKYPHYIKTMRGNGYILAVPVQYEH; this is encoded by the coding sequence ATGCCTACAAATACTCGAATTCTCGTGGTGGATGATGATCAAGAAATCTGCGAGCTGCTGGAAGAGTACCTCACAAAATCGGGTTTCGATGTTTCTTCGGTGGGAGATGGTGTTGAACTCGAAACTCATCTGCAAAACAATGGTTATCCAGACCTGATTCTGCTTGATGTGATGCTACCCGGTGACGACGGTTTTACCTTGTGTCAGCGAGTCCGAAAACAATCCAATGTGCCTATCATTATGCTGACAGCGGTATCGGATGAAACCGATCAGATTATCGGCTTAGAAATTGGTGCAGATGATTACATCGCGAAGCCGTTTAGCCCTCGTCAGTTAATGGCTCGAATCAAAGCGCTATTACGCCGTGTACAAGTGGTGGACGACAAGCCAAGTGATGCATTGCCAAAGCAGATTATTTTTGGTGATTGGACGCTCGATACGCTCGCGCACCGAATCTATCACAACGAAAACTCAGAAGAGATGGACTTGTCGGGCAGTGACTTTTCTTTGTTGATGTTGTTCTTAACTCGTCCTAACGAAGTTCTCGACCGTGACACAATATCTTTCGCTACCAGAGGCCGTGAAGCGCTGCCTTTTGAACGTGGCATTGACGTACAGCTTAGCCGCCTGAGAAGCCGATTGGGCGACAGTGGTAAATATCCTCACTACATCAAAACCATGCGCGGTAATGGCTACATTCTTGCTGTGCCGGTTCAGTATGAACATTGA
- a CDS encoding carbohydrate ABC transporter permease, whose product MMNNINFARIFIYSALLFFCLVYLMPLFVMALTSFKTLPDIKAGNLMSLPKEWVFDAWYKAWDTACTGVKCEGIKGYFWNSFQMVIPAVAISTLLGAFNGYVVTKWQFRGSNLFFSLLLFGCFIPFQVVLLPMATMLGKMGLANTTIGLVIVHVIYGMAFTTLFFRNFYISIPDELIKAAKLDGAGFFTIFFKILLPISTPIIMVTVIWQFTAIWNDFLFGVVYSGSETQPITVALNNLVNTSTGVKEYNVDMAAAIIAALPTLLVYVFAGKYFVRGLTAGSVKG is encoded by the coding sequence ATGATGAATAACATCAATTTTGCTCGAATCTTTATTTATTCAGCACTGCTTTTCTTCTGCTTGGTGTATTTGATGCCATTGTTCGTCATGGCGCTGACGTCATTCAAAACCTTGCCAGACATAAAGGCAGGTAACTTGATGAGCTTACCGAAAGAGTGGGTGTTTGACGCTTGGTATAAAGCGTGGGACACCGCTTGTACGGGCGTGAAATGTGAAGGCATCAAAGGTTACTTCTGGAACTCTTTCCAAATGGTGATTCCTGCGGTTGCGATTTCAACATTACTCGGTGCATTCAATGGTTATGTGGTGACGAAATGGCAATTCAGAGGTTCAAACCTGTTCTTTAGCTTGTTGTTGTTTGGCTGCTTTATTCCATTCCAAGTGGTGTTGCTTCCAATGGCAACCATGTTAGGAAAAATGGGTTTGGCGAACACAACTATCGGCTTGGTGATTGTGCACGTTATCTACGGCATGGCGTTTACTACTCTGTTTTTCCGTAACTTCTACATCTCGATTCCTGATGAATTGATCAAAGCGGCAAAACTGGATGGCGCAGGCTTCTTTACCATTTTCTTTAAGATCTTATTACCGATCTCTACACCTATCATCATGGTGACGGTGATCTGGCAGTTCACTGCAATCTGGAATGATTTCTTGTTCGGGGTGGTGTATTCGGGCTCAGAAACTCAGCCAATTACCGTGGCATTAAACAACCTAGTCAACACTAGCACAGGCGTTAAAGAATATAACGTCGATATGGCTGCCGCGATCATCGCCGCACTGCCAACGCTGTTGGTGTATGTCTTCGCAGGAAAATATTTTGTTCGTGGCCTAACGGCAGGATCAGTAAAAGGATAA